The nucleotide sequence ACGTTGCAAAACTCCTTATTGCATGGACATTGATACTCAGTAGTATTGCTTGGAGCAATCTTGATGTACTCCTTGTTCAAACTTTTGAATTTACTCTCGACATTATTGTGTTCGTGATGACTGTATCCATCTACATCGTGTTACGAAAAGAAGCGATAAAAGATACAGAGATCAAGAAAAAATTACGAATTGTACTTCTGTTGTCAATCGCGGTTCCTGTTATCGTGACTGCAGTGTTCAGATATGCACTTCTCGTTCCTCTACCGGTAGAAGGACTATTCTTTGACAGAATCTGCAATTCAATCTATTACGCATTGAGATAGGAGTATGGTATGCAAATGTTGGAATCACTGCTCTCTTTTATAGTACAAATTGGTTATTTGCTGACAGATCCTATTGGTTTACTCGTCCTCTTCGGGTCGGTGATCATGGGTATCATATTTGGTGCTACCCCAGGACTAACGGCCACCCTTGGTGTTGCACTATTGACCACACTCACCTATGGCATGAATACCTCAACAGCCATGATTGCCTTGATGGGCATCTATGTAGGAGGAGTGTATGGAGGATCATACACGGCAATCTTGGTGAATATCCCTGGCACAGCGGCATCGGCCGCTACAGCAATGGATGGATATCCATTAGCTTGCAAAGGGTTTGCAGGAAGAGCCTTGGGGCTCACCACCACTGCCTCAGCCATTGGAACATTCATCGGCATGTTCTTTGTGATCACCCTGTCTCCGGTAATCTCTGAGCTGGCACTGCAGTTCACTTCCTTTGAGTTTTTCCTTCTTGCACTTTTCGGCATTATCATCAGTGGATCACTCACAAGCCCTGATCTTGTCTACAAGGGATGGATAGCAGGATTCCTTGGATTATTTCTATCAGTAATTGGACGAGACAGTCTGCAAGTGTACCCAAGATTCACCTTTGGTATCTCTCAACTTGATAGTGGTATTGAAGTAGTACCTGTGCTTATAGGTGCATTTGGAATCCCTCAAATAATGAGCGTTCTCAAGGATAATTTTTCAGTTACTGGGATGAAAAGCATCGGAAAGATCCTTCCGGACTTCAAGACTATCTTCAAGCATATTCCCGTTATTCTCCGGTCAAGCATGATCGGTGTTGGAATCGGATCTGTCCCTGGGATTGGTGAGGATATTGCAGGTTGGGTTTCTTATGGCACAGCGAAAAGAGCTTCAAAACATCCTGAAGAATATGGTAATGGATCGGTAGAGGCAGTTATTTGTACGGAAACAGCAAATAATGCATGTATTGGGGGAGCAATGATTCCCTTATTAAGCCTTGGTGTCCCTGGAAGTCCACCCGCAGCGATGCTCCTTGGAGCCCTGATGCTTCATGGTGTCAATCCAGGTCCAATGCTTACCTTTGAAAACCCTGAATTCATACCTAACATCACCGCAATTCTCTTGCTTGCATCAGTAGCTATGTGGATATGTGGAATGCTACTTGCGAAACAGGTGGTAAAAGTACTGAGAATCCCCACCTCGATTTTCATGCCGATTATTGGACTTCTCTGCATTATTGGCTCCTACGCAATAGGCTTGAATGAGTTCAATCTTTACTTGATGCTCATTGTTGGTGTTATTGCATATATTCTTACAGAACAGGGATATCCAATTGCACCATTGGTGATTGGTGTAATACTAGGCCCCATGTGTGATGAAAACCTAAGACGCGCTTTGATGGTATCACAGGGGAGCTTGGCTCCAATTTTCCAACGACCAGTAGCCTTACTCCTTTTCCTGGTTATCGTTGCTACCATTCTTAGTAGTACGGGGATGTTCGCAAAAGTAAAAGAGAAGTTTTCAAAGAAATAATAGGGCACAGGCAAATGCCTATCAAGATAGAGAGGATACGTATGGATAAAATTGTAGTTTTGGATGGATTCACCTTGAATCCAGGAGATATGAGCTGGGAAGCATTTGAGGATCTGGGGCAACTTTGTGTGTATGAAAGAACTGACGAAGAGTGCATCGTCGAGAGAGCACAAGACGCTACTTATTTACTCACCAATAAAACCCCTATCACGGCTAAAACACTTGATAACCTTCCCTCGCTGAAGTACATCGGTGTTTTGGCAACAGGTTTTAATGTTGTTGACGTACAAGCCGCTGCAGAGAGAGGTATTACTGTCA is from uncultured Sphaerochaeta sp. and encodes:
- a CDS encoding tripartite tricarboxylate transporter permease, encoding MQMLESLLSFIVQIGYLLTDPIGLLVLFGSVIMGIIFGATPGLTATLGVALLTTLTYGMNTSTAMIALMGIYVGGVYGGSYTAILVNIPGTAASAATAMDGYPLACKGFAGRALGLTTTASAIGTFIGMFFVITLSPVISELALQFTSFEFFLLALFGIIISGSLTSPDLVYKGWIAGFLGLFLSVIGRDSLQVYPRFTFGISQLDSGIEVVPVLIGAFGIPQIMSVLKDNFSVTGMKSIGKILPDFKTIFKHIPVILRSSMIGVGIGSVPGIGEDIAGWVSYGTAKRASKHPEEYGNGSVEAVICTETANNACIGGAMIPLLSLGVPGSPPAAMLLGALMLHGVNPGPMLTFENPEFIPNITAILLLASVAMWICGMLLAKQVVKVLRIPTSIFMPIIGLLCIIGSYAIGLNEFNLYLMLIVGVIAYILTEQGYPIAPLVIGVILGPMCDENLRRALMVSQGSLAPIFQRPVALLLFLVIVATILSSTGMFAKVKEKFSKK